The proteins below are encoded in one region of Rhizobium sp. 9140:
- the rnd gene encoding ribonuclease D — MIDTTAALQAACDTLATAPYLTIDTEFLRETTFWPQLCLIQMAGPDIAVIVDPLAKGLDLAPFFALMANADIIKVFHAARQDIEIIFHLGGLIPHPIFDTQVAAMVCGFGDSVSYDQLVSRIKGEHIDKSSRFTDWSRRPLTDKQLDYALADVTHLRDVYHHLKAELEREGRSLWLTEEMAVLESRETYDMHPDDAWQRLKMRLKKPIELAVLQRIAAWREREARSRNVPRGRVLKDDALYEIAQQQPKDAEAMSRLRTVPKGWERSSAGTAIIEAVNEALALPKADMPRLPRQNQTSDGAAAAIELLKVLLKLVAEKQGVAAKIIANSDDIERIASEGEKADVGALKGWRRELFGEIALKLINGDVALRFVDRKIEAVELPGAPA; from the coding sequence ATTATCGATACGACTGCGGCGCTGCAGGCAGCCTGCGACACGCTGGCCACCGCGCCTTATCTGACGATCGACACCGAGTTTCTGCGTGAGACGACGTTCTGGCCGCAGCTCTGCCTGATCCAGATGGCCGGCCCCGACATCGCCGTCATCGTCGATCCGCTCGCCAAGGGCCTCGACCTCGCCCCCTTCTTCGCGCTGATGGCCAATGCCGACATCATCAAGGTCTTCCACGCCGCGCGGCAGGACATCGAAATCATCTTCCATCTCGGCGGGCTCATCCCGCACCCGATCTTCGATACCCAGGTCGCGGCCATGGTCTGCGGCTTCGGTGACAGCGTCTCCTACGACCAGCTCGTCAGCCGGATCAAGGGCGAGCATATCGACAAGTCCTCGCGCTTCACCGACTGGAGCCGACGCCCGCTGACCGACAAGCAACTGGATTACGCGCTCGCCGACGTCACCCATCTGCGCGACGTCTACCACCACCTGAAGGCCGAGCTGGAGCGCGAAGGTCGCTCGCTGTGGCTGACGGAGGAGATGGCGGTTCTCGAATCGCGCGAAACCTACGACATGCACCCCGACGATGCCTGGCAACGGCTGAAGATGCGCCTGAAGAAGCCAATCGAGCTCGCCGTTCTCCAGCGCATCGCCGCCTGGCGCGAGCGCGAGGCGAGATCCCGCAACGTGCCGCGCGGTCGCGTGCTGAAGGACGACGCCCTCTACGAGATCGCCCAGCAGCAGCCGAAGGACGCCGAGGCCATGTCGCGGCTGCGCACGGTGCCGAAGGGCTGGGAACGCTCCAGCGCCGGCACCGCCATCATCGAGGCGGTCAACGAAGCGCTTGCTTTGCCCAAGGCCGACATGCCCCGCCTGCCCCGCCAGAACCAGACGAGCGACGGCGCTGCCGCCGCCATCGAGCTTCTCAAGGTTCTCCTGAAGCTCGTCGCGGAAAAGCAGGGCGTCGCCGCAAAGATCATCGCCAACAGCGACGATATCGAGCGGATCGCGTCGGAAGGCGAGAAGGCCGATGTCGGCGCGCTGAAAGGCTGGCGCCGCGAGCTGTTCGGCGAGATCGCGCTGAAGCTGATCAATGGCGACGTGGCCTTGCGCTTCGTGGACCGGAAGATCGAGGCTGTGGAATTGCCCGGTGCTCCGGCCTGA